In a single window of the Micromonospora inositola genome:
- a CDS encoding acyl-CoA synthetase, translated as MSDSPPYLLPALAELGDRPAVLFGDRELSYRELAAAAQAVSTRVSSAERVAVWATSTLETVVGVVGALLAGVPVVPLNPRAGERELLHILADADPDLVLHGAGDDLPAAVRERPGFLVDPSVRDVPGAATPIAEPAPESPAVIVYTSGTTGPPKGVVLPRRAIATNLDALAQAWKWTGDDVVAHALPLFHVHGLILGVLGPLRRGGTVYHLGRLSAAAVAQALRGRATVLFGVPTMYHRLAEEATADPAIAQALAGARLLVSGSAALAEVDHERIAKATGQRVVERYGLTETVMNCAVRADGERRAGTVGLPLDGVEIKLVDDDGQAILASDDETIGEIAVRGPNLFLGYLNRPDATAEVMRDGWFHTGDLATRAADGYLRIVGRRATDLIKSGGFKIGAGEIENVLLEHPGVAEAAVTGAPDPDLGERVVAWIVPAEGRRPEPDELAERVARQLTPHKRPREFHYLDRLPRNDMGKVMKRALRRPEAGDEVRGG; from the coding sequence GTGAGCGATAGCCCTCCTTACCTGCTGCCGGCCCTGGCGGAATTGGGCGACCGCCCGGCCGTGCTCTTCGGCGACCGCGAGCTGTCCTACCGCGAGTTGGCGGCTGCGGCGCAGGCCGTGTCGACCCGCGTGTCGTCGGCCGAGCGGGTCGCGGTCTGGGCGACATCCACGCTGGAGACCGTCGTCGGTGTGGTGGGGGCGCTCCTCGCCGGCGTCCCGGTCGTGCCGCTGAATCCACGCGCGGGCGAGCGGGAGTTGCTGCACATCCTGGCCGACGCGGACCCGGACCTGGTGTTGCACGGGGCCGGCGACGATCTCCCGGCGGCGGTGCGGGAGCGTCCGGGTTTCCTTGTGGACCCGTCGGTGCGCGACGTTCCCGGCGCGGCGACGCCGATCGCCGAGCCAGCTCCGGAAAGCCCCGCGGTCATCGTCTACACCTCGGGCACGACCGGGCCGCCCAAGGGAGTGGTCCTGCCCCGGCGGGCCATCGCCACCAACCTCGACGCGCTGGCGCAGGCATGGAAATGGACCGGGGACGACGTCGTGGCGCACGCGTTGCCGCTCTTCCACGTACACGGGTTGATCCTCGGCGTCCTCGGTCCGCTGCGGCGCGGCGGCACGGTGTATCACCTCGGCCGGCTCTCGGCGGCCGCGGTCGCCCAGGCGCTGCGCGGCCGGGCCACCGTCCTGTTCGGCGTACCCACCATGTACCACCGGCTGGCCGAGGAGGCGACGGCCGACCCGGCGATCGCCCAGGCGCTCGCCGGCGCCCGCCTGCTGGTGTCCGGCTCGGCCGCGTTGGCCGAGGTCGACCACGAGCGCATCGCGAAAGCGACCGGTCAGCGCGTGGTCGAGCGATACGGCCTGACGGAGACCGTGATGAACTGCGCGGTGCGCGCCGACGGGGAGCGCCGGGCCGGGACGGTCGGGCTGCCGCTGGACGGCGTCGAGATCAAGCTGGTCGACGACGACGGGCAGGCCATCCTCGCGAGCGACGACGAGACCATCGGTGAGATCGCGGTCCGTGGGCCGAACCTGTTCCTGGGTTACCTCAACCGGCCCGACGCGACGGCCGAGGTGATGCGGGACGGCTGGTTCCACACCGGAGACCTGGCGACCAGGGCTGCCGACGGCTACCTGCGCATCGTCGGGCGGCGCGCCACCGATCTCATCAAGAGCGGCGGTTTCAAGATCGGGGCGGGTGAGATCGAAAACGTGCTGCTCGAGCATCCCGGCGTCGCTGAGGCCGCGGTGACCGGCGCACCGGATCCCGACCTGGGCGAGCGGGTGGTGGCCTGGATCGTGCCGGCGGAGGGGCGTCGGCCCGAACCGGACGAGCTGGCCGAGCGCGTCGCGCGCCAGCTGACGCCGCACAAGCGGCCGCGCGAGTTCCACTACCTGGATCGGCTGCCCCGAAACGACATGGGCAAGGTGATGAAGCGGGCGCTGCGCCGGCCGGAGGCGGGCGACGAGGTACGCGGTGGCTAG
- a CDS encoding carboxyl transferase domain-containing protein has product MASGPADHPFGARAAISLVAAGFEPLPAVADAADDGDGPLDWPGYARDRARARTDSGEDESVLCGTARIGAHAVVVISFDFRYIGGSVGERAGALICQALAEARRRHCPVVSLIATGGSRMQEGMRSLRQLQRIAAECARNAEIGVPHVAVLRNPTAGGLWASLGAGADVVVALQGATVAFAGRRVRGDLHDTDDFRAEGKYGTGQVDLLVSPADARGVVTDLVDLLAPAAGRRRAGGVPAPVPRALGRTDLPPDGWSAVRRARDADRPRARAYLDDYFDVRVAISGDRAGGVDTGMLCGIGRRDGRTVAYAAQTGTANTPAGFRTATRLVHLADRLGIPVLTLIDTPGAANDESAERAGVGPAIAGLFAAIAGARVPVTTLVIGEGGSGGALALASPDRLWITPDGYFSVIAPHAAAAILKRAETDAPALAAQFRLRPQDLLEDALVRGIAGATVVCPTRSESRSVTGTSHVPGLPDKTVVASTY; this is encoded by the coding sequence GTGGCTAGTGGGCCGGCCGACCACCCTTTCGGGGCGCGCGCCGCGATCTCCCTGGTCGCCGCCGGATTCGAACCCCTACCAGCGGTTGCTGACGCCGCCGACGACGGCGATGGCCCACTGGACTGGCCGGGCTACGCGCGCGACCGCGCTCGGGCGCGCACAGACAGCGGCGAGGACGAATCCGTGCTCTGTGGCACCGCGCGCATCGGCGCGCACGCCGTCGTCGTCATCTCGTTCGACTTCCGCTACATCGGCGGGTCGGTCGGTGAGCGTGCCGGCGCACTGATCTGCCAGGCGCTCGCCGAGGCCCGCCGTCGGCACTGCCCGGTCGTGTCGCTGATCGCCACGGGCGGCAGCCGGATGCAGGAGGGAATGCGTTCGCTGCGGCAACTGCAGCGCATCGCCGCGGAGTGCGCGCGCAACGCCGAGATCGGCGTCCCGCATGTCGCCGTGCTTCGCAACCCCACCGCCGGGGGACTGTGGGCGTCGCTCGGCGCCGGCGCCGACGTCGTCGTCGCGCTCCAGGGCGCCACGGTGGCCTTCGCCGGACGGCGGGTGCGCGGCGACCTCCACGACACCGATGATTTCCGAGCCGAGGGCAAGTACGGTACGGGGCAGGTCGACCTGTTGGTGAGTCCCGCGGATGCGCGTGGCGTCGTGACCGATCTGGTCGACCTGCTCGCTCCGGCGGCCGGCCGGCGCCGTGCCGGCGGCGTTCCGGCCCCGGTCCCGCGCGCGCTGGGCCGCACCGATCTGCCCCCGGACGGCTGGTCGGCGGTGCGGCGTGCACGCGACGCGGACCGGCCACGCGCGCGTGCCTACCTCGACGACTACTTCGACGTACGGGTGGCGATCAGCGGTGACCGTGCCGGTGGCGTGGACACCGGAATGCTGTGCGGCATCGGTCGCCGCGACGGCCGCACGGTGGCGTACGCGGCGCAAACCGGAACGGCCAACACGCCTGCCGGGTTCCGCACCGCGACCCGGCTCGTCCACCTCGCCGACCGGCTCGGCATTCCGGTGCTCACCCTCATCGACACGCCCGGAGCGGCGAACGACGAGTCGGCCGAGCGGGCGGGTGTCGGTCCCGCGATCGCCGGGCTCTTCGCCGCGATCGCCGGTGCCCGGGTGCCGGTGACGACTCTCGTGATCGGAGAGGGCGGGTCGGGCGGAGCGCTCGCGCTCGCCTCTCCCGACCGGCTGTGGATCACCCCGGACGGTTATTTCTCGGTGATCGCGCCGCACGCCGCAGCCGCGATCCTCAAGCGCGCCGAAACCGACGCGCCGGCGCTCGCCGCGCAGTTCCGGCTGCGCCCGCAAGATCTCCTCGAAGACGCACTGGTACGCGGCATCGCCGGCGCAACCGTCGTTTGCCCGACGAGATCGGAGAGTCGGAGCGTCACGGGAACGAGCCACGTCCCCGGCCTCCCCGATAAGACCGTCGTCGCTTCCACGTATTGA
- a CDS encoding ABC transporter ATP-binding protein — protein sequence MDDVSFDVSDGEFVSLLGPSGCGKTTTLKTIAGLERPTSGSIRVGDWALSTDDQWTPVHRRPFGMVFQSYALWPHMTVAQNVGYPLKARRVSKGEIRDRVMRALARVQMEDFADRSPTRLSGGQQQRVAIARAIVHEPRILLLDEPLSNLDAGLRRQMRLDLRRLQQELQMTAVYVTHDQVEACALSDRVIVMNAGRIVAEGSPQDVYERPRSEFVASFMGAANFLDGRVERVTDGSGEVELHGAHGTIGRLRATAPGDDVAPDDTCRVLVRPEHVALQVDVEPDAATNGSRDVDGLVGAVESVTFLGEQWEITVDVGGEKLTVHAQQRGLVDVGSLVRITVLPQFVRLLRENRPPAQPSGPQSQGGVSTKVA from the coding sequence ATGGACGACGTCAGCTTCGACGTGTCCGACGGCGAGTTCGTGAGCCTGCTGGGCCCGAGCGGGTGCGGCAAGACCACGACGCTGAAAACGATCGCCGGACTGGAGCGCCCCACCTCCGGCTCCATCCGCGTCGGCGACTGGGCCCTCTCCACCGACGATCAGTGGACGCCCGTGCACCGACGTCCGTTCGGGATGGTGTTCCAGAGCTACGCGCTCTGGCCCCACATGACGGTGGCGCAGAACGTCGGCTATCCGCTGAAGGCCAGGCGTGTTTCCAAGGGTGAGATCCGCGACCGCGTCATGCGCGCGCTGGCCCGCGTGCAGATGGAGGACTTCGCGGACCGGTCGCCCACGCGCCTCAGCGGTGGTCAGCAGCAGCGCGTGGCCATCGCCCGCGCCATCGTGCACGAGCCGCGGATCCTGCTGCTGGACGAACCGCTGAGCAACCTCGACGCCGGGCTCCGCAGACAGATGCGGCTCGACCTAAGGCGCCTTCAGCAGGAGCTGCAGATGACCGCCGTGTATGTCACCCACGACCAGGTCGAGGCCTGCGCCCTCTCCGACCGCGTCATCGTGATGAACGCCGGACGGATCGTCGCAGAAGGATCCCCGCAGGACGTGTACGAGCGCCCCCGCAGCGAGTTCGTCGCCTCCTTCATGGGCGCCGCCAACTTCCTCGACGGGCGCGTCGAGCGCGTCACCGACGGGTCGGGTGAGGTCGAGCTCCACGGCGCGCACGGGACCATCGGCCGGCTGCGTGCCACCGCGCCCGGTGACGACGTCGCGCCGGACGACACGTGTCGGGTGCTCGTCCGGCCGGAGCATGTGGCGCTGCAGGTCGACGTCGAACCGGATGCGGCGACGAACGGGTCGCGCGACGTCGACGGGTTGGTCGGCGCGGTCGAGAGCGTGACCTTCCTCGGCGAGCAGTGGGAGATCACGGTCGACGTGGGCGGGGAGAAGCTCACCGTCCACGCCCAGCAGCGGGGTCTCGTCGACGTCGGGTCCCTCGTCAGGATCACGGTGTTGCCCCAGTTCGTCCGGCTGCTGCGGGAAAACCGACCCCCGGCCCAGCCCTCGGGGCCGCAGAGCCAGGGCGGCGTATCCACAAAGGTCGCATGA
- a CDS encoding alpha/beta fold hydrolase: MKVSVDGVSINYHDAGTGEPVILLHGSGPGVSAAENWSRTLDVLADRGFRAIAPDVVGFGDSDRPEGFQYDARGWAESIRGFMSALDLGSAHLVGNSMGGRIALTLAGATPHLVRSLTLMGVRAPSVPPAAGLGKVRGYEPSLENMRSLLTDYFVVDPAVVTDEVVTRRYEASTRPGEHEHYRRMFSYPGANDLPLSDDDLRSLAVRTLIVHGREDKVIPVDHTYAMAALIPDVVSVVVSGCGHWVQVEQADMFESQLTAFLRGYGDAGESARARQSAGTV, translated from the coding sequence ATGAAGGTCTCAGTCGACGGCGTCTCGATCAACTACCACGACGCGGGCACCGGCGAGCCGGTCATCCTGCTGCACGGCTCCGGGCCAGGTGTCTCGGCGGCCGAAAACTGGTCGCGGACGCTCGACGTCCTCGCCGACCGGGGATTCCGGGCGATCGCGCCGGACGTCGTCGGTTTCGGTGACAGCGACCGTCCGGAGGGCTTCCAGTACGACGCCCGTGGCTGGGCGGAGAGCATTCGTGGGTTCATGTCGGCACTCGATCTCGGCTCGGCCCACCTGGTCGGCAACTCGATGGGTGGCCGCATCGCGTTGACCCTCGCCGGAGCGACGCCCCACCTGGTGCGGTCGTTGACGCTCATGGGGGTCCGGGCGCCCTCCGTGCCGCCGGCCGCCGGGCTGGGGAAGGTCCGTGGCTACGAGCCGTCGCTGGAGAACATGCGCTCGCTGCTGACCGACTACTTCGTCGTCGACCCCGCCGTCGTCACCGACGAGGTGGTCACCCGGCGCTACGAGGCGAGCACGCGGCCGGGTGAGCACGAGCACTACCGCCGGATGTTCTCCTATCCGGGAGCGAACGATCTCCCGCTCAGCGACGACGACCTCCGGAGCCTGGCGGTTCGCACCCTCATCGTCCACGGACGCGAGGACAAGGTGATCCCGGTCGACCACACGTACGCCATGGCCGCGCTGATCCCGGACGTGGTGTCGGTGGTCGTCAGCGGGTGCGGACACTGGGTGCAGGTCGAGCAGGCCGACATGTTCGAAAGCCAGCTCACGGCGTTTCTCCGCGGCTATGGGGACGCCGGAGAGAGCGCGCGGGCGCGCCAGAGCGCGGGGACGGTGTAG
- a CDS encoding FadR/GntR family transcriptional regulator, with protein sequence MSEVLRPVSRQRLYEQVVEQLRQYVTEQGLGAGNRLPPERELAARLGVSRVSIKQAIVVLEVQGLVDVRHGGGTYLRGNGLQVEPVETLVDRKRRLPDVLEAREALETKLAELAARRRTADDLAEIDAALSEMRQQIDAGKLGLDGDRRFHAAVTAAARSSLLAQFMRSIAEQIAESRQESLRQSGRPLRSLAQHQRIADAIREGDPRAAATAMRRHVRTVSRVRLLGWEP encoded by the coding sequence GTGTCCGAGGTGCTGCGACCGGTCAGCCGGCAGAGGCTCTACGAGCAGGTCGTGGAGCAGCTGCGGCAATACGTGACGGAGCAGGGGCTGGGGGCCGGCAACCGTCTGCCGCCGGAGCGTGAGTTGGCCGCGCGCCTGGGCGTCAGCCGCGTGTCGATCAAGCAGGCGATCGTCGTGCTCGAGGTGCAAGGGCTGGTCGACGTGCGCCACGGGGGCGGGACCTACCTGCGCGGCAACGGTCTGCAGGTCGAGCCGGTGGAGACCTTGGTGGACCGCAAGCGCCGGTTGCCCGATGTGCTGGAAGCGAGGGAGGCGCTCGAGACCAAGCTGGCCGAACTCGCGGCGCGGCGGCGCACCGCGGACGATCTGGCGGAGATCGACGCGGCGCTGTCGGAGATGCGCCAGCAGATCGATGCGGGCAAGCTCGGTCTCGATGGCGACCGGCGGTTTCACGCCGCGGTGACGGCCGCGGCGCGCAGTTCCCTGCTCGCGCAGTTCATGCGATCCATCGCGGAGCAGATCGCCGAAAGCCGGCAGGAGTCGCTGCGGCAGTCGGGCCGCCCGCTGCGCTCGCTCGCCCAGCATCAACGCATCGCCGACGCCATCCGCGAGGGCGACCCGCGCGCCGCCGCCACCGCCATGCGCCGGCACGTGCGCACGGTCAGTCGCGTTCGCCTCCTCGGATGGGAGCCCTGA
- a CDS encoding LLM class flavin-dependent oxidoreductase has protein sequence MRFGLLLTTQHHPGEDIQAIMHGHLEMVRHARDGGWDSVWAGQHYLQTGLAGMQPVPLLARFAAEAHGMTLGTCIQLLSLQNPVAVAEETANLDVLSGGRFVYSAGLGYRDVEYQAFGLDRSDGVRRFEENLSVVKQLWSGDPVDVDLPWCRINQVQLTLPPIQRPHPPVWIAANSDAAVRRAARVGDAWLINPHATLPTIARQHELFLHAREEAGLPAPTTTPIVREAICAPDSATAARLAAAHLGEKYKSYTGWGQDKALPRTDRDFEAPYEELARGRFVVGSPAQCLDDLGRIVERVGADHLILRVNWAGMTMADSLRTIDLLTSEVLPHLRTPRD, from the coding sequence ATGCGCTTCGGACTACTGCTCACCACGCAGCACCACCCCGGCGAGGACATCCAGGCGATCATGCACGGTCACCTGGAGATGGTCCGGCACGCCCGCGACGGCGGCTGGGACTCCGTGTGGGCCGGTCAGCACTACCTGCAGACGGGGCTCGCCGGCATGCAGCCCGTGCCGCTGCTGGCGCGCTTCGCCGCTGAGGCGCACGGCATGACGCTCGGCACCTGCATCCAGCTCCTGTCCCTGCAGAACCCGGTCGCCGTCGCGGAGGAGACAGCCAACCTGGACGTGCTGAGCGGTGGCCGGTTCGTCTACAGCGCCGGGCTCGGCTACCGGGATGTCGAGTACCAGGCCTTCGGGCTCGATCGATCCGACGGCGTACGCCGCTTCGAGGAAAACCTGTCGGTGGTGAAGCAGCTCTGGTCCGGCGACCCCGTCGACGTGGACCTGCCATGGTGCCGGATCAACCAGGTGCAGCTGACGCTTCCGCCGATCCAGCGTCCGCACCCCCCGGTGTGGATCGCGGCCAACAGCGACGCCGCCGTGCGACGCGCTGCCCGGGTGGGCGACGCGTGGCTGATCAACCCGCACGCGACGCTGCCGACGATCGCGCGGCAGCACGAGCTGTTCCTGCACGCGCGGGAGGAAGCGGGACTCCCGGCGCCGACCACGACACCCATCGTGCGGGAGGCGATCTGCGCGCCCGACTCGGCGACCGCCGCGCGACTGGCCGCCGCACACCTCGGGGAGAAGTACAAGAGCTACACCGGGTGGGGGCAGGACAAGGCGCTGCCGCGAACCGACCGTGACTTCGAAGCGCCGTACGAGGAGCTGGCACGGGGTCGCTTCGTCGTGGGCTCCCCCGCCCAGTGTCTCGACGACCTCGGCCGCATCGTCGAGCGCGTCGGCGCCGACCACCTCATCCTCCGCGTCAACTGGGCCGGCATGACGATGGCGGACTCACTGCGGACCATCGACCTGCTCACCTCGGAGGTGCTTCCGCATCTGCGTACGCCGCGCGACTGA
- a CDS encoding IclR family transcriptional regulator: MRAAQLLSSFGSDRPVMTLAELVSESAMPKSTVHRLAEQLVLLGWLERDPNGYRIGIRLFEIGGLADRYKILRDCAMPHLHALSARTGLAVQLGVLHETNVVYLERILVRGFQLPTRQGGRMPAYCTALGKALLAFGSAADVERLMSVTLTAFTRNTMASPNALLRELAQARQAGYAQDREEAYAGVSCISVPLRGSGRAVAAFSLCGRPSQVSVSEHLPQMERVAAAVWADVIGHGSQPGSFS; the protein is encoded by the coding sequence GTGCGAGCCGCGCAGCTGCTCAGCTCCTTCGGCAGTGACCGGCCCGTGATGACGTTGGCCGAGCTCGTGAGCGAGTCCGCGATGCCGAAGTCGACGGTGCATCGGCTCGCGGAGCAGTTGGTGCTGCTGGGTTGGCTGGAGAGGGATCCGAACGGTTACCGGATCGGCATCCGGCTGTTCGAAATCGGTGGCCTGGCCGATCGCTACAAGATTCTGCGCGACTGCGCGATGCCGCATTTGCACGCGCTCAGCGCGCGCACCGGACTCGCGGTTCAGCTCGGTGTGCTACACGAAACAAATGTCGTTTACCTCGAGCGGATCCTCGTTCGCGGGTTCCAACTGCCGACGAGGCAGGGCGGGCGAATGCCGGCGTATTGCACGGCGCTGGGGAAGGCCCTGCTGGCCTTCGGTTCCGCGGCGGACGTCGAGCGACTCATGTCCGTGACCCTGACGGCATTCACGCGGAACACGATGGCGAGTCCGAATGCGCTCCTGCGTGAACTGGCTCAGGCGCGGCAGGCCGGATATGCGCAGGATCGTGAGGAGGCCTACGCCGGCGTCTCCTGCATTTCGGTCCCGCTCAGAGGCTCCGGCCGCGCCGTGGCCGCCTTCTCCCTCTGCGGCAGACCCTCACAGGTCTCGGTCAGCGAGCACCTACCCCAGATGGAGAGAGTGGCCGCCGCCGTCTGGGCCGACGTCATTGGCCACGGCAGTCAGCCCGGTTCGTTCAGCTGA
- a CDS encoding aromatic ring-hydroxylating oxygenase subunit alpha yields the protein MTVSAETGVNKRIDFEDLVRHDRVHGRVYYDEEIFRREVEQIWRKEWVFACHDSEIAQPGDYVTRLVSLVPLVITRDEDGDIHAMINRCPHRGNVLCMRDSGSAQVFRCAYHGWTFNNGGKLLGRTFRAGYAPGYGKEGEELNLVPVPRLETYRGFVFVNFSPEGPSLIETLGAAVPHLDRYVDRSPTGEIDIVGVEKMVIRANWKMPLENSVDDYHAGFVHRGIWDMDEDLRKVWYSTEDADSEAVNIDLGNGHTAMDFGSGIRTVGGGVTESVVPDEVQREYEDSLRRRLGEEGANAVLKQAVPHMMVFPNLFMLQNDLRIITPVGVRTTHYYHYVFNLRGADPLINRARLRRHEVSYGPAGMVLQDDIEVFERNQAGIESRIGSGEEWLDLSRGLHRESTNSLGQPTGRTKDEIAQRAIWKHYKDRMTQS from the coding sequence ATGACCGTCTCCGCGGAAACTGGTGTCAACAAGCGGATTGATTTCGAGGACCTGGTCCGCCATGACCGGGTGCACGGCCGGGTCTACTACGACGAGGAGATCTTCCGCCGCGAGGTCGAGCAGATCTGGCGCAAGGAGTGGGTCTTCGCCTGCCACGACAGCGAGATCGCACAGCCGGGCGACTACGTGACGCGGCTGGTCTCTCTCGTCCCGCTCGTGATCACGCGGGACGAGGACGGCGACATCCACGCCATGATCAACCGGTGTCCGCACCGGGGCAACGTCCTGTGCATGCGCGACTCCGGCAGCGCCCAGGTGTTCCGTTGCGCCTACCACGGCTGGACCTTCAACAACGGTGGGAAGCTTCTGGGCCGGACGTTCCGCGCCGGTTACGCCCCGGGATACGGCAAGGAGGGCGAGGAGCTCAACCTCGTCCCGGTGCCGAGGCTAGAGACGTACCGGGGGTTCGTCTTCGTGAATTTCTCGCCCGAGGGGCCGTCGCTGATCGAGACCCTCGGCGCCGCGGTGCCGCACCTGGACCGCTATGTCGACCGCTCCCCGACGGGTGAGATCGACATAGTCGGGGTCGAGAAGATGGTGATCAGAGCCAACTGGAAGATGCCGCTGGAGAACTCGGTCGACGACTACCACGCCGGCTTCGTCCACCGTGGCATCTGGGACATGGACGAGGACCTGCGAAAGGTCTGGTATTCGACGGAGGATGCCGACTCCGAGGCCGTCAACATCGATCTCGGCAACGGGCACACCGCGATGGACTTCGGCAGCGGCATCCGAACCGTCGGAGGCGGTGTCACGGAATCCGTCGTACCGGACGAGGTCCAGCGCGAGTACGAGGACTCGTTGCGGCGCCGGCTTGGGGAGGAAGGCGCGAACGCGGTCCTCAAGCAGGCCGTTCCGCACATGATGGTCTTCCCCAACCTGTTCATGCTCCAGAACGATCTGCGCATCATCACGCCGGTCGGGGTGCGGACGACCCATTACTACCACTACGTCTTCAACCTGCGCGGCGCCGATCCGCTCATCAACCGCGCGCGGCTGCGCCGGCACGAGGTGAGCTACGGGCCGGCCGGGATGGTCCTCCAGGACGACATCGAGGTGTTCGAGCGCAACCAGGCCGGGATCGAGTCCCGGATCGGGTCCGGCGAGGAGTGGCTCGACCTCAGTCGCGGCCTGCACCGGGAGAGCACGAACTCCCTCGGGCAGCCGACCGGACGCACGAAGGACGAGATCGCCCAGCGCGCGATCTGGAAGCACTACAAGGACAGGATGACGCAGTCATGA
- a CDS encoding ABC transporter substrate-binding protein, producing the protein MSIFPVRAVVANRRRAAALVLAVVLAGALAACGDDAKSGAGSAGTSSQADDFGLGADVLAKARDEGSVNHVGSTLNPDIAKQMQNIMKDRYGIKLSITPLRAAETLERLRAEQRAGNRTVDTVGLGVQYGEIMKKEGLSEAFKPTGFPGFLTKAAEFDEDGFWYPFQLTLYGVAVNKSKLDPSKVSDWWSLADGSITEPVIFADPLLGSGGFTWAVAMEGEEKYGASYLNTLGERSNVQLGPVHADNVARLVRGDVAAYFPFGAFSIGEIKGSGRDRVELVFPGGKPYIGPANLSMTKGAPHANAAKVWMSFLMSEEGQTLVAKGGLTPARSNIKVPDPKSDMAHYTEVIETRLDNVIANHEQVEAFSQKYFGR; encoded by the coding sequence ATGAGCATATTCCCCGTACGGGCCGTGGTCGCGAACCGCAGGCGCGCCGCCGCTCTCGTCCTGGCGGTTGTTCTGGCGGGCGCGCTCGCCGCCTGCGGTGACGACGCCAAGTCCGGTGCGGGCTCGGCGGGCACATCCAGCCAGGCCGACGACTTCGGTCTGGGGGCGGACGTCCTCGCCAAGGCCCGTGACGAGGGGTCGGTGAACCACGTCGGCTCGACGCTGAACCCCGACATCGCCAAGCAGATGCAAAACATCATGAAGGACCGGTACGGCATCAAGCTCAGCATCACGCCGCTGCGCGCCGCCGAGACGCTCGAGCGCCTGCGCGCCGAGCAGCGGGCGGGCAACCGGACGGTCGACACCGTGGGCCTGGGCGTGCAGTACGGCGAGATCATGAAGAAGGAAGGACTCTCGGAGGCGTTCAAGCCGACGGGCTTCCCCGGTTTCCTGACGAAGGCGGCGGAGTTCGACGAGGACGGTTTCTGGTATCCCTTCCAGCTCACCCTGTACGGCGTCGCGGTGAACAAATCCAAGCTCGACCCGAGCAAGGTCTCGGACTGGTGGTCCCTGGCGGACGGGTCGATCACGGAGCCCGTCATCTTCGCGGACCCGTTGCTCGGCAGTGGCGGCTTCACCTGGGCCGTCGCGATGGAGGGCGAGGAGAAGTACGGCGCCTCCTACCTGAACACCCTCGGCGAACGCTCCAACGTGCAGCTGGGGCCGGTACACGCGGACAACGTGGCGCGGCTCGTGCGGGGCGACGTCGCGGCGTACTTCCCGTTCGGGGCGTTCAGCATCGGTGAGATCAAGGGCAGCGGTAGGGACCGGGTTGAGCTCGTCTTCCCCGGCGGAAAGCCGTACATCGGGCCGGCCAACCTCTCGATGACGAAGGGTGCGCCGCACGCGAACGCCGCGAAGGTCTGGATGTCGTTCCTGATGTCCGAAGAGGGCCAGACGCTCGTCGCCAAGGGCGGCCTGACGCCGGCGCGCAGCAACATCAAGGTGCCCGACCCGAAGTCCGACATGGCTCACTACACCGAGGTCATCGAGACGCGGTTGGACAACGTGATCGCCAACCACGAGCAGGTCGAGGCCTTCTCGCAGAAGTACTTCGGCCGGTGA
- a CDS encoding aromatic-ring-hydroxylating dioxygenase subunit beta, with protein MSDAATMAAAGSTIGVRASGGRAPRRDEIEDFLYAEASLLDTHQYREWFSLCTDDVVYWVPAGGQAPDPEDQVSLIYDSCVRLDRRIERLAGDWVFSQDPYTQMSRAVTNVQPGLGSSTWVPDAAAGDFPVRCRFEVTELRRHHHVQWVGTAEYRLRANDPAADDPLRRFRISYKKVTLINRNEELPVIAFIL; from the coding sequence ATGAGCGATGCGGCGACCATGGCAGCAGCCGGCAGCACTATCGGCGTCCGCGCGTCGGGCGGGCGGGCGCCGCGGCGGGACGAGATCGAGGACTTCCTGTACGCCGAGGCGTCGTTGCTCGACACCCACCAGTACCGCGAGTGGTTCTCGCTCTGCACCGACGACGTCGTCTACTGGGTCCCCGCCGGCGGACAGGCCCCGGATCCCGAGGACCAGGTGTCGCTCATCTACGACAGTTGCGTGCGCCTCGACCGTCGGATCGAGCGGCTCGCCGGCGACTGGGTCTTTTCGCAGGACCCCTACACGCAGATGAGCCGGGCCGTGACGAACGTCCAGCCCGGCCTGGGCAGCAGCACATGGGTTCCGGACGCCGCGGCCGGGGACTTTCCGGTGCGGTGCCGGTTCGAGGTCACCGAACTGCGTCGGCACCATCACGTGCAGTGGGTCGGGACGGCCGAGTATCGGCTCCGCGCGAACGACCCCGCCGCTGATGACCCGCTGCGTCGGTTCCGCATCTCCTACAAGAAGGTGACGCTGATCAACCGGAACGAGGAACTCCCCGTCATCGCCTTCATCCTCTAG